In the Ictalurus furcatus strain D&B chromosome 13, Billie_1.0, whole genome shotgun sequence genome, CAATGGCACTATTATCTCTTGGACAACCACACATTTTTCTTATATCTCCAGGTCCGTGCTGAGCTGAAGAACAGGTGGCAATTGTTCGTCTCCAACCACTTGGAAGATCACAACTGCTTTGCACGCATGCATCCCAAATACTTATGGAAAAAGTCATGGGAAGGGACGGGACACCCCTCAGATCACAGTGACTCATACGAGGAGCGAAGCCATGCTCCTACACAGACCCAGCTCACTCAGGTGACCATCCAATCAGGGGCAGAGTTGTCCTGTGGACAGAATCCAGGTCTGGAGTTCTACACAAGGAAGAGTATGTCCAGCAGTGATGGGGACATGACTTTGGGCGAGACCATGGAGGAGATTCTGGAGGACAGTCAGTTTTAACCTCCTACTGCTTCTGACTCTTTCATAGACCAGAAGTGCTGGTGAATCTTTGTATAAACATTGTTGAGTAATACTcataggttgttgtttttttattttttttattattattttttaaactgagtATAGTCGTACACTCCTTCTAATTGCATTAGGTTTTTAGCAGCCGCAGACGTAGTCAACCCAGCATATTCACAGTGAAATAAAATTCTGAAATGTTGTAGGTGTCCTTAGCATAGCCATTTCATGGAACCTAAGTCTAAGCCTTCTGGTAAAAGCACTTAACTGAGAAAGCCATGTTGCATAATTGATTTCTTAAGGGATATGTATGTATCTACATAATTATTTTAGATGTAGATACAGCAAGTAACCTTAAACAACAAATCTTAAATTCTGTCTCCCTGATTTAAAGGATGTCATCTAAAGTGAATACAATGTGAACTGCCTACCTATCAAAATGCTactttttaaattctgttgttcTGTTTATTGCATGTACAGAAGCACTTTATGTTCGGTTTTTCTTGTGATAAAATGAGTGGtcaattaattatgttttttttttttaaacagtacaaCATTATTGCACACAGATGGACATGAAACCAAATAAATCAGTTAAAAAGTCAGAAACCATAGCATATATATCATGTATAAATGGGTAGGACTTTTAATGTTTGTAACATGTACCACATTCACAGGTTAGGGAAAGGACAAGTCAGTGTCGGTTAGAATTATTGTCTAGATTTACTTTATATGTGTCACAAAAAGGCCAGTAATTATTCCAGTAATGACTAAAACACACATTGGTCATTGGTACATATTACATACTACCTTATAACATGGACATTGAATTTCTTTtcaattaaacttttttttttttaatcatattgaGACCACTGACATACATTtctaattgatttttttaattacaaatgtAATGCCAAACAGGTGAAACAGAGAATTTATGgacaaaacattattaaaatatttctagGTGGAAACTGTGAATATAGCATGTCTTCAATGAATGGCTGCTTTTAACAGACTGCTTGTATATTGTGCATACCTGTATATTGTGGACAGACAGTAGCATACCTTATTTTAATGATTGAGCCACTTAATTGTTTTTTGTATAGTGCATAATTGATACAAATATCTGTATTCATCTATGATTTTCAGTCTTGTGTCTGTTCTTTTAAATGTTGTAATAAATGATTCAAAACGatataataaacataacaaTTCATACTTTGCAGTGTGGCAATCTATTTAATGAAAGAAAGGTAATGTGAAGTCATAAATAATGGacagaaatacacaaaacaaaaaaattatgaaaattccAAAATCcatcaattaaaaactgaaaattttaaaaactggcCAGACAACACTGCAAGCACTATTGCTTCTTTTGTTTCAGTCTGTTTTGAATCTTCTGAGGTTCATCAAACTGGATCAGTCTGAGGATGTTCTTATTGTCCATCACTCCCTGAATGAACTCTCCTTCTGTAATTTTATCTGCATAGAGAAAACAATAAGAACAGATACTagagatacatttttttttttttttttttttttttttaatgaaatcattGTACATTCACAACAGTTTTGTTTGCCTTGGTGACCAAATTAAACTCTTTCTTTGGGATTAAGGATTTGTGAACAAAACCATTATCctacccttttcttttttcccaaAAAAGTTCCagattttttctgttcttttttcagGTGTGTTTTCATCATGGGGGAGGTTTTTCTGGTCCTCTTTAGAGATCATGTTAAATATtgactgaaaatgaaagaaataatgcttaaacaaaaatgaatgaTTGGTAAACTGAAGGCATTAAACTATTCAATAACTACAGCATTAAACCAAAACATTATGCATTTCTACAATAATTTTGCAAACCAGCCAAAAATTACCTTGACAATGTCATTCATCTCATTTTTTGTTATGCTGCCATTCTTATCCACATCGTACAAGGCGAAGGCCCACTCGAGCTTCTCAATAGTGTTCCCGGAGGAGGTGAGATGCAG is a window encoding:
- the rcvrnb gene encoding recoverin b, coding for MSVYLLKLSKETILKMGNNKSSALSKDLLEDLKSNTTYTEEQLYAWYQAFLKECPSGCISREQFEGIYARFFPNANPKAYAQHVFRSFDLDSNGTLDFKEYIVALHLTSSGNTIEKLEWAFALYDVDKNGSITKNEMNDIVKSIFNMISKEDQKNLPHDENTPEKRTEKIWNFFGKKEKDKITEGEFIQGVMDNKNILRLIQFDEPQKIQNRLKQKKQ